The following is a genomic window from Collimonas fungivorans Ter331.
GCGCCGTGGGTGGCCCAGCGCGTGTGGGCGATTCCGGTGAAACCTGAGAGGCTGGCTTTCTCGACCTGGATTTCCAGGTCGGCCACGCGCGAAGTGCTGCGCGAGCGCTGCAATTTGCCGTCTATATGCAGGGCGACGCCGCAAGAGTCGTAACCGCGGTATTCGAGCCGCTTCAATCCTTCCAGCAGGATGGGCGTGACATTAATCTGGGCAACTGCTGCGACGATACCGCACATGGCTTTCCTCATTGATCAAGTGAATGAGGCGTATCTTAGGCCAGCGCTTATGAAATAAGATTACTAAATTTGCATATATTTGATTGAATATTTCATGATATAAATCGTATGAAATATTATTCCATTTATATTTGATTTTATCTCATAAATTACACATTCCATCATGGATATCGTTCTGGACGAACTGGATAAGCGGATTTTGAATGCCTTGCAGGCCGATGCCGCCCAAACCAACCATCAGCTGGCGCAGCTGGTGCATGCCTCGCCGCCGACCTGTTTGCGGCGCGTCAAGCGCCTGACCGACGCCGGCATCATCCTGCGCCAGGTGGCGATTGTGGCGCCGGACAAGGTCGGCGCCGGCCTGACCGCGATTGTCGAAGTCACGCTCGACAACCAGGCGGCGGAGCGTTTGCAGGAGTTTGAGGTTGTGGTGGCGGATGAGCCTGCGTTATTGCAATGCTACCGGGTGTCGCCCGGGCCGGACTTCGTGCTGGTGCTGCAAGTGGCGGACATGGCGGCTTACCATGCGCTGGCGCACCAGCTGTTTGCCGCGCAAAAGAATGTGCGCAATGTGCGCACTTATTTTTCGATCCATCGCAGCAAGTTCGAGACCCGGCTAGCAGTATAAAAATTGTAGGGTGGGCAGATTTTCTGCCCACCCTGCAGGCGATTCTGGCATAAGCGACGGTCTGCGTGGGCACAAGCGCCCACCCTGCCAGTTCATTTACTTCTTGATCTTGACCGGCCGCTGCCAGCCGTCGATGGTGACCTGGCGCGCGCGCGAGACGGTCAGCTTGCCTTCCGGCGCATCCTTGGTCAGCGTGGTGCCGGCTCCCAGAGTCGCCCCTTTGCCGACCCGCACCGGCGCCACCAGCTGGCTATCGCTGCCGATGAAGGCGTCGTCTTCGATAATGGTGCGGAATTTGTTGGCGCCGTCGTAGTTGCAGGTAATGGTGCCGGCGCCGATGTTGACGCGCGATCCCACCGTGGCGTCGCCGACGTAGGCCAGGTGGTTGGCTTTGCTGTGTGCGGCAATCTGGCTGTTCTTGACCTCGACGAAATTGCCGATATGGACGTCTTCGCCAAGCTCGGTGCCGGGACGCAGGCGCGCATACGGTCCGATCTGGGAAGCGGCGCCGACCACGGCATCTTCGATATGACAGAACGGTTTGATGTTGGCGCCGCGGCCGATGCGGGCATTCTTGATGACGCAGTTGGCGCCGATGATGACGCCGTCTTCGATGCTGACTTCGCCCTCGAAGATGCAGCCGATATCGATGCTGACATCGCGGCCGCAGCTCAGCGCGCCGCGCACGTCCAGGCGCGCCGGGTCGAGCAGGGTCACGCCCTGTTCCAGCAAACGTTCGGCGATGCTGCGCTGGTAGATGCGTTCCAGCTCGGCCAGCTGCACCTTGCTATTGACGCCCAGGGTTTCCCATACGGCGCCGGGTTGCGCCGACACTACCGGCGTGCCGTCGGCGACGGCGCTGGCGACGATATCGGTCAGATAATATTCGCCCTGGGCATTGTTGTTGGACAAGCCGGCCAGCCATTTCTTGAGCTGCGCGGTGGGCGCTACCATGATGCCGGTATTGCATTCGCGGATCGTGCGCTGTTCCGGCGTCGCGTCTTTTTGCTCGACGATGCTGACGATCCTGCCTTCACCATTGTGCTCGCGGACGATGCGGCCGTAACCGGTCGGGTCCGGCAGGTCCACCGTCAGGACCGCCAGCTTGTCTGTGCCGGCGCTATCGATCAGCCGTTGCAGCGTGCTGCTGGCGATCAGCGGCACGTCGCCGTACAGCACCAGGGTCGGCACCGTGTCGTCCAGCTGCGGCGCGGCCTGGGCCACCGCATGGCCGGTGCCGAGTTGCGGTTCCTGCCTGGCAAACGTCAGGTCGGCGGCATGGAACTGTTTCAATACGGCGTCGCCGCCATGGCCATAAATGATGCAAATGCTGCTTGGCGACAAGCTGCGCGCCGTATCGACAACATGTCCCAGCAAAGATTTTCCAGCCAGCGGATGTAGCACTTTCGGCAGCGCCGATTGCATGCGTTTGCCCATGCCAGCGGCGAGGATGACGACGTTCATAGAGACACTTTGCTAATAAGAAATAGGGAAGGCTTAGGCAAACCGCCAGGCCGGCGCATGAAGCGGATTTGGGCAAAACCTTAGGGAGGAAATTCTAGCATGGCCCCGTATGCCGATGAATTATTGTTATTTATTTGATATCATACCCATTGATTTTTTGATAAAAATAATTCAATTGCCGACAATAGGAGACTGGTATGGCTATCGCTTTTCCCATTTGTTTTTCTCGCAGACGATTATTTCGAGCGGCGGTATCGGCCAGCGTCGTCGTCGTGTTGGCGGCGGCAGTGCAATGCCGTCCTGCCAGTGCGCAGTATGATCCGGCCAAGGCGCTGGTCGAAATCGATGCTATTGCCAGTCAGTATCCCGACCCGGAAGTCACGATAGATTCGCCGGCGTTTGCCGCCGGAAAAACTGGTTTCACATCGCAGCAGGAGATGCTGGTTTATATCCGGGGGCTGGCTGCGCAATCGCCGTCGATGCGCGTACGGCAACTGGGGCCGTCGCAACAGGGGCGGGCGATTCCGCTGCTGGTGTTTGCCGAGCCGGCCGTATCCAGCGGCGCCGAGCTGTCGAAAAACGGCAAGCCGACGGTGCTGCTGATCGGCGCCCAGCACGGCAATGAGCCGGCGGGCGGCGAAGCGGCGCTGGCGTTCGCCGGCATGTTGGCCAACGGCAAGCTTGACGACATCCTCGAACGCGTAAATATCCTGATCGTGCCGCGCGCCAATCCAGACGGCAGCGCTGCATTCCTGCGCGGCCTGGCGGATGGACAAGACGTCAATCGCGATCACTTGACGCTGGCGACGCCGGAAGGGCAGGCGCTGGCTCACGTGTTCAATGACTATCAGCCGGAAGTGGTGCTGGACAGTCATGAATTCAGCGTTGGCGGCCGCTGGGTGGAAAAATTCGGCGCGCTGCAAAAATACGATGGCCTGGTCCAGCTAGCGACCGTGGCGAATCTGCCGCAGGCGCAGGCGGCCGCCGCCGAAACTCTGTTCCGTCAGCCGCTGCTGCAGGCGTTCGACCGCCGTGCGCTGAGCCATTCCTGGTATTACACAACCAGCTGGAACAAGGACGACAGGACGGTGGCGATGGGCGGCGTCGGTCCGGATACGGGCCGCAACATCGCCGGCCTGCGCAATGCGATCTCGTTTTTGCTGGAAACACGTGGCGTCGGTATCGGCAAGGCGCATTTCAAACGACGCGTGTACACCCATTTGACGGCGATCGAATCGGTGGTCAATGCCACTGCCGGCAATGCGTCGCAGGTACTGGCCCTGAACCGGCAGTTTCGGCGAGAGGTAGCTGCCAAGGCGGGACGGGGCGTACTGAACGTAATTGGCGCGGCGACGCCGGGCCGTCACACGCTGGCCATGCTGGATGCCCGCAGCGGGCAGGCAAGGGCGATTGAGGTCGACTGGATGTCGGCGCTCGAGATCCAGCCAAAGCTGCAACGCCCGCGCCCTTTTGCCTATCTCCTGCCTGCCTCGGAAACGCGCGCAGCCGAGCGGCTGCAGGCACTCGGCGTAAATGTTTATCAAGTCACGGCAAAGCTGCAACTGGGGCTGGAGCAAGGCGCGCAAAGTTATCGCCTGACTTCCCGGACACAAGGGCGCAAGCAAGACGTGACCGGTTCGGCGGGCGCCGCCAGCGATGTCGTGCGCGTTACTACCGAACTGGAGGCGCTGCCATTGGCGATCGCTGCGGGCTGGTATTACGTGCCGCTGGACCAGCCTCTGGCCAACCTTGCCGCTGCCGCGCTGGAGCCGGAATCGCAGAGCAGCTATGTATCGAACGGTCTGCTGCCGGCGCCCACGGCGGACGGCGACGGGCCGGCCTACCTGCCTTTGTACCGTTTGGCGAAACGGCCGCAGCTTGCGGTTGAAGCGCTGGTTGCCGCACGGGGTTTGTAAATGACGGCGCAGTGGTTTCGGCATTGAGCTGCGTCGATAAAATATGGAGACAAGACAATGAATAAGATGTTGTTGACAGGAGTGCTGGCGAGCGTTGCTGGCGGCGCGATGGCGCCCGTTTTTGCCGAACCGGCGGAGCGCGTCGAGATATACGGCCGCGTGGATCTGAGCATGGACGAGGTCCGTGGAAATGGCGGCAGGATGTTGAAGCAAACGGATAACGCCTCGCGTTTCGGCGTGCGCGGCAGCGAAGATCTGGGCGCCGGCTGGCGTGTCTTGTTTGGCATTGAAGCCGGCTTCAATGCCGATACCGGCCTAGCAACCGATCCGATGTTGCGCAACGCCTACGCCGGCGTGCGCGGCGGCTTCGGCACAGTGGCTGTGGGGCGCCTTGATTCGTCGCAGGCAACCGGTTCGCCCCTGTATTCGCAAGTCACCAGGAATATCACCTTTGTGGGGCATGACGCCGGGGCGACGGCGATTGGTACGCGCTGGCTGAATGCGCGCAACCGCACCAGCAATGCGGTCGGCTACATGAGCCCGGTATTCCACGGTTTCAGTGTGCGAGCGCGCTATCACCAGCCCGATCCTGGCGATGCTGCAGCCAAGGTGAGGCAGGAAGGCGACGTGAAGGCTACCGATATCGGCCTCAATTACGAATCCGGCGCGCTGTCTGCGGGCATCGGTTATGGCCAGAATAAACGCCGCGGAACGCCGGTCGACAATGACTTTCGTCGCAAATGGCAACTGCTCGGTTCTTACAGTTTTGGCGCAACCAAGATTTCAGCCCTGTATGGCAGGGATCATTACAACGGTACGGTGGGCGCGCGGTCCAGGGTTAACTACTGGCTGCTTGGTTTTTCGCTGCCGTTTGGCGCCGGCCTGCATCAAATCGCGGCGAACTATATGAAACGTGATGCCCAAGGCGATATACAGGGCAAAGGCTCAAATTTCCAGGCCGGATATATTTTTCATATGAGCAAACGTACCAAGCTGTACGCGTCATATGATCGTGAAAACCTGAACGCGAACAAGGGCGGCAACTTGCTCAATACAATAAGCAGCGGTATTCAACACCGGTTTTAATGCTGCAATGAATGCCGTTCTCGCCAGGAAGTTACGTGGCGAGAACGGCAGGTTCAATGCGTGTCGGGGTGCTATCAGTAGCGTTGCCAGAAACCGCCCGAGAAGGCCCAGCCGTTGCCGTTGCGGACCCAATGTCCCGGGGCCCAGAAATAACCGTCGCGGCGCGCTTCCCAATGACCGTTGACCCAGTCGTGGCGGCCGTTGTTCCAGCGCCAGTAACCCCCGATCCAGACATGGTTGGGGCTGGGCGCCGGCGTCATGACTTCGATCTGCGGCGGCGGCGGGGCGACGTTGATCACCACCGGCGGCGCGCTGTAGGTATTGTTGATCGGCACCCAGCGGCCGCCATGGAATACCCACTGGCCGCCTTCGTTGGCCCAGTAGGCATGCTGGTAAACCATATTCTGGCGCGATTGTTCCCAATGGCCGTTACTCCAGACGTAGCGGTTGTTTTCCCACTTCCAGTGGCCGGCGATCCAGTAGGAGTCGGGATAGGGCGCCGGCGGCGCCACTTCCACCAGCGGCGCCGGCGGTGCTTGCACGACCCGGACTTCACGGTATTCGACGCGGGTGCGCGGCGGTTCGACCACGCAGCCCGCCAGCGACAGGGAAGCCGCTGCTACGGCCGACAAGGCAAGGTAACGCTGAAAACGACGACGGTTCATTCATATCTCCAGAAAAAAGGTCCTGGGTATTAAACGATTTGCCGTACGGAATGAATACAGGGCTTACAAATACTTGCAATTCACCTGTGTCGCCGTGTTTCCCGATGCTTTGGCCGAACGCTCAGGCTTCATCCTTGACATCGGTGCTGGGGCCGTTTTTCTTGACGGCGTCGATGCCGGCGTCGCGTGCGCTGGTGGTGCTGTACATCTGGCTGCTGCCGATGACCTGGTGATTGGCAGCCTTCAGGTTGAAATAGAACTTGCCGTTGGAAGCCTGGTTGCGGCTATAGCGATCGTCTTGTGCGCTGTTGCTCTGGACCGAGGCGATGCCGTTTTCGGCGGAAGCCTTGGCGACATACATTTCGCTGTTCAGCACCACTTCGCCGTTGCCAGAGTAGAGCAGGAAATAGAACTGTCCATCCACCGACTTCTTGAGTACATAGGACCCTGCCATTGCGCGTCTCCTGATAGGTTGCCGGCCAGGCGGCGCAGTGTCGCTGTATCTGTTCAGCTGGTTGCACTGGTTGCCGCTGGTCCGCTTCGATTATATAGCCGGGCGGGGAAATCGATGGATTAGTCTGCCGGCCGCAGCGGAATGATGCTGGCAACGCTTGCCGGCGTCGAGCATGGATCATCGTCAAACGCAATATCGCCGTTGGGATCGGCAATGCCGCTGGCCTTCAGGTCGGCGAAACCAAACAGGTTGCGGTCCATCAGGTGCGACGGCGCTACCGTCGACAGCGACGAGAAAATGTTTTCCACCCGGCCCGGGAATTTCTTTTCCCATTCGCGCAGCATGCCCTTGATCTGCTTGCGCTGCAGGTTTTCCTGGCTGCCGCACAGGTCGCAAGGGATGATGGGGAACTGCTTGACCTCGGCATAGCGGCTGAGGTCGGCTTCCTTGACGTAGGCCAGCGGCCGGATCACGATCTGCTTGCCGTCGTCCGATTGCAGCTTGGCCGGCATGCTCTTGAGCTTGCCACCGAAAAACATGTTGAGGAAGAAGGTTTCCATGATGTCGTCGCGATGGTGGCCGAGGGCGACCTTGGTCGCGCCCAGCTCGGTGGCGACCCGGTACAGGATGCCGCGCCGCAGGCGCGAGCATAGCGAGCAGGTGGTCTTGCCTTCCGGGATCAGGCGCTTGACGATGCTGTAGGTATCCTGGTTTTCGATGTGGTAGGCGACGCCCAATTTCTCCAGGTAGGCCGGCAGGATGTGGTCCGGGAAATTCGGCTGCTTCTGGTCCAGGTTGACCGCGACGATCTCGAAATTGATCGGCGCCCGTTCGCGCAGGGTCATCAGGATATCCAGCAGGGCGTAGCTGTCCTTGCCGCCCGACAGGCAGACCATCACCTTGTCGCCGTCTTCGATCATGTTGAAATCGCCGATCGCCTGGCCGACCTGGCGGCACAGGCGCTTGTGCAGCTTGTTGTTTTCGTGGGCGATCTTTTCCACGCTTTTCTGGCTTGGGGAGTTGGCGGCGTCGCCGCCGGCTGCTTGCACTAGTAATTGGTCTTGCATCGGGGTTTCCTGCTTCAATTGTTCATTCATGGCGATTCGGCCTCAGGCTTTCGGTTTGATCCGAAACACTTCGACGCCGACCGAGCGGCAATCGGGATAGGCGTCGGGTTTTTCGGTGGACACCCTTACCGCGCGTACCCGCGGATGCAGCAGCAGGGCATTGGCGAGGTCGTCGCACAGGGTTTCCTGCAAATGGATATGCCCTTGCGCCATGCGCTTTGCGACGGTATTGCGCATGAAATTGTAATCCAGCACGTCATCCACATGATCTTTGGTAGGCGTTGACAAAGCCAGCGGCACAAACAGGTCGACATTGATCAGCGCACGTTGCGTGCCTTGTTTTTCAGATTCGTAGACGCCGATATTGATCTGCACTTCGTAGTCGCGCAGGAAAAGGCGGCGGCAATCGCTAAGGTCGGGATGGATGAGTGCGGAGAGCATGGTGTTTTCAGTGAGGATGGGACGGCTGGGCGGGAACGGCAGCCGGGTCCCGTGGGTGAGGATACAAGTGTTGGCCGCCATCGACCAGCAGCGTGCTGCCGGTAATGGCGGAGGAGGAGGCGACAAAACAGACGGTCGCCGCGATATCTTCCAAAGTCGCCGGCTGCTTCGACTGGGCGCCGCCGGTTGCATTCAATGACGACGCAAGCGAGGGCGCAATCGCGACCACCCGCAACTGCGGCGCATAAGCCTGCGCCAGCAAGGCGGTGGCGCTGTGCAATGCAGCCTTTGACAGCGTATAGGACAGGAAATCGGGATGCGGGTTGAACAGTTTCTGGTCCAGCAGGTTGACGACCACCGCATGCGCGCCTTCCGTCTTGAGCGTCGCCGCATGCAGCGCCTGCGCCAGCAGCAGGGGAGCCGCCAGGTTGTTTTGCATGTGACGTCCCAGGCTGGCCGCGGACAGGGTGGCAGCGTTGTCGTATTCGACGTGGCTGGCGTTGTTGACGATGCAGCCGACGGCGCCGAGCTCTTGCGCCACGCGCGGCAGCAGCGCCTGGATCTCGGCTTCCTGGGTCAAATCGCACGGGATCGCGACAGCCCGGACTCCCAGCGCCTGGCATTCCTGCAACAGCGCCGCCGGCGCCGGGCCTTGCTGGTAATGCAGCGCCAGGTCCCAGCCCTGCCGCGCCAGCGCCAGCGCAACGGCGCGGCCGACCGTACTGGCGGCATCGGTGACAAGGGCAACGGTGGGGACTGGCGTGGTCATCATGGTTTATTCATCATAAGCGCTGTGCAGGATTCCCGGGGGTGACGCGGCAGGCGGCATTTACACTGTTTCATCGGCGACGCGCATTGACGACTCTTGCTTGTGCGCCGGCGTTATCTTCTACAATAGCGCCATGCAACTGCAATTACCCGAAGCTTCGGTCGAAGCACAGCGCGCATCGCGCCTGTTACACAATCTGATCGCCACTGAAATCCGCCGGCAGCATGGCTGGATTTCATTCGCGCGTTATATGGAACTGCTGTTGTACGCGCCGGACCTCGGTTATTACAGCGGCGGCGCGGCAAAATTGGGCAAAGACGGTGATTTTACAACCGCGCCCGAGATTACGCCGCTTTTTGGCGCGACTTTGGCCCATTTGACAACAGAATTGCTGGTTTCTTCGCCTGCGCTGCAGCCGCGGATACTGGAATTCGGCGCCGGCAGCGGCCAGCTGGCCCATGACATCCTGACTGAATTGGCCACCAGCGTGGCTGCCGGCGACAACGGCGCCGGCTTGCCGCAAGCGTATTACATCGTTGAACTGTCAGCCGAACTGCGGGCGCGCCAGCAGCTGAAACTGCAGGCATTTCCGCAGGTGCAGTGGCTGGATCGCTTGCCCGAGGCGTTTTCCGGGGTAGTGATCGGCAACGAGGTGCTCGATGCGATGCCGGTCGAACTGGTGTTGCGTGGCGAGCAAGGCTGGCTGCAGCGCGGGGTCGGCCTGGCCGAAACCGGCGTCGAGGGCGAAGATGGACAATTTGTCTACATTGATCGCCCGGCCGAGCCGACGCTTATCGCACAGATACCTGATGCCGAGTCGCTGACGGTCGGCCACCTGACTGAAGTGCATCCGGTGGCGATCGGTTTCATGCATTCGCTGGGCGGCATGTTGAAAGCCGGGCAGGGCGCAGTCGCGCTGTTCTTCGATTATGGTTTCCCGGCTGCGGAATATTATTTGCAGCAGCGCGACCAGGGTACCTTGATGTGCCATTACCGGCATCATGCCCATCCCGATCCGTTTTACCTGCCGGGTTTGCAGGATGTCACCGCCCACGTCGATTTCACTGCAATGGCCGCCGCCGCCCTCGATAGCGGGCTGGACCTGCTGGGCTACAGCAGCCAGGCGGCTTTCCTGCTGGAAGCCGGGATCGGCAAGCTGTTGCTGCGCACGCCGCCGGAGAACGCCCTGGCTTACCTGCCGCAAGCCAATGCCTTGCAAAAGCTAGTGTCGCCGGCTGAGATGGGGGAGTTGTTCAAGGTGCTGGCGGTTGGCGTCCATGCCGAGCTGCCGGCGCGCTTCGCCAACCACGACCGCAGTCATCGTCTATGACCATCATCCTGTCCGAAAGCGCCGCATGATCCGCTGGATGCTGGTGATTTTTGTCGCCGTCATCGTGTTTTCCAGCGCCTTGCCCTGGCTGGAGAAGCTCGGGCTCGGCCGCTTGCCGGGCGACCTGCGGTTTACCCTGTTCGGCAGGAAATTCTCCCTGCCGTTTGCCTCCACCATCCTGTTGTCGACGGTGCTGTTCCTGCTGGTGCGGTTGCTCTAGGTGTCCATCAAGTCGTTGAACAGCTGCGGCGGCCGCGCGATCACCGAGCGCTCCTGGTAAGTCACGACCGGCCGTTGCAGCAGTTTCGGATGGGCGGCGAGCGCTTGCAGCAATGTGGCGTCGTCGGCCTGGGCCAGGTTGAGCTCGGCGTATTCCGCTTCGTTGTCGCGCACCATGGCGCTGACCGGGCCGCCCAGCTGCTTGTGCAGGGTTTTCAACTGCGCCAGGGTCAGCGGCGTTTTTTGATAATCGACGACTTCCAGCTTGAGCTGGTGCTCGCTGCTGTATTGCTCGGCGAGCGCCAGCGCCTCGCGCGATTTCGAACAGCGCGGGTTGTGATAGATGGTGATCATGTCGGCTCCTGTGTAGTTTCATCCAGCGGCAATACTTCGTCATCCCAGCCGCTGGCGGGCATGTCTTCGCGCAAGATGCGGTCGTGCGCAAACATCTCCTCCAGTTCCTCGCGCGCTTTCTTGGCGATCGAGACGATTTCCTGCTGGTTTTTCTGGTGCGGATACATATCGTGCAGGGTTTGCAGGTTGTGGGCGCGGAATTTCATCGCTGCCTGGCGCGCCCGGTAGGCGCCGAAACCCATCGTGCGCAGCGCCTGGCGTCCGAGCTGCAGGGCAGATTCGAACGTTTCGCGTTCGATCACGGTCACGCCCAGGTCCATCAAGTCGAAATAGTGGGTAACGTTGCGCGCCCGGGCGATGATCGGCAGGTCGGGAAACACGTGGCGCACTGCCGCCACCAGTTTCAGGCTGCCTTCGATGTCGTCCAGCGCCACCACCAGCAAGCGCGCCTTGGCGATGCCGGCGGCGTGCATCAGGTCCATGCGGGTGGCGTCGCCGTAGAACACCTTGAAGCCGAATTTGCGCAGCAGCTCGATCTGGTCGGGATCGTGGTCGAGCACGGTCAGGCCGATCTTGTTGGCGTGCAGCAGGCGGCCGATGATCTGGCCGAAGCGGCCGAAGCCGGCGATGATGACCGGGTTTTCATTGTCGTCGATTTCATCGTCGGGACGTTTCTGCGTGTTCAGGAAATATGGCGCGATGACTTTGTCGTACACCACCAGCAGCAGCGGCGTGGTCACCATCGACAGCGCCACCACCACTACCAGGATAGACGAGGTTTCCTGGGAAAACACGCGGGCGGTGGCGGCGGCGCCGAACACCACGAAGGCGAATTCGCCGCCCTGCGACAGCAAGGCCGCAAACAGGAATTGCTGGGCGCGGGCGATCTGGAATACTTTGCTGAGCAGGTACAGTACGGTCAGCTTGATCGCCAGGAAACCGGCCACCAGGCCGAGAATCAGCCACGGCTGGCTGAGCAGCAGGCCAAAGTCGACCGACATGCCGACGGCGATGAAGAACAGTCCGAGCAGCAAGCCCTTGAACGGCTCCAGGTCGGTTTCCAGCGCATGCCGGTATTCCGAATCGGCCAGCAGCACGCCGGCCAGGAAGCTGCCCAATGCCATCGACATGCCTACCGATTCCATCAGCAGGCCGATGGCGATCACCAGCAGCAGCGCAAAGGCAGTGAAGATTTCACGCAGTCCGGTGCGGGCGATCATGCGCATCAACGGCCGCACCAGGTAACGGCCGCCGACGATCAGGGTGGCGATCACCGCCACCACCTTCAGGCCGCCGATCCAGCCTTCGCCGCTGCCGTGGGCGGCGGCGACGCCGAGCAAGGGCACGATCGCGATCATGGGAATGGCGGCGATGTCCTGGAACAGCAGGATGGCAAAACCGGCGCGACCGGCAGGCGTGCTGTTGATCTTGCGTTCGTTGATGGTGGCCAGGGCGATCGCGGTGGACGACAGCGACATGCCGAGCGCGGCGATCAGCGCGGTTTTCCAGTCGACCCCGGCAGCCACGGCGGCGCCGAACAGCGCCAGCGAAACCGTCGCCACCTGCGCCGTGCCCCAGCCGAAAATCGAGCGCCGCAGCGACCACAGGCGCTTCGGTTCGAGTTCGAGGCCGATCATGAACAGCAGCAGCACCACCCCGAACTCGGAGAAATGCAGGATGTCTTCGACATTGTCGATCAGGCGC
Proteins encoded in this region:
- the arsC gene encoding arsenate reductase (glutaredoxin) (This arsenate reductase requires both glutathione and glutaredoxin to convert arsenate to arsenite, after which the efflux transporter formed by ArsA and ArsB can extrude the arsenite from the cell, providing resistance.) gives rise to the protein MITIYHNPRCSKSREALALAEQYSSEHQLKLEVVDYQKTPLTLAQLKTLHKQLGGPVSAMVRDNEAEYAELNLAQADDATLLQALAAHPKLLQRPVVTYQERSVIARPPQLFNDLMDT
- the kefC gene encoding glutathione-regulated potassium-efflux system protein KefC, encoding MEQNLLFNGLIYLAAAVAAVPIAKRLGLGAVLGYLLAGMAIGPWGLRLIDNVEDILHFSEFGVVLLLFMIGLELEPKRLWSLRRSIFGWGTAQVATVSLALFGAAVAAGVDWKTALIAALGMSLSSTAIALATINERKINSTPAGRAGFAILLFQDIAAIPMIAIVPLLGVAAAHGSGEGWIGGLKVVAVIATLIVGGRYLVRPLMRMIARTGLREIFTAFALLLVIAIGLLMESVGMSMALGSFLAGVLLADSEYRHALETDLEPFKGLLLGLFFIAVGMSVDFGLLLSQPWLILGLVAGFLAIKLTVLYLLSKVFQIARAQQFLFAALLSQGGEFAFVVFGAAATARVFSQETSSILVVVVALSMVTTPLLLVVYDKVIAPYFLNTQKRPDDEIDDNENPVIIAGFGRFGQIIGRLLHANKIGLTVLDHDPDQIELLRKFGFKVFYGDATRMDLMHAAGIAKARLLVVALDDIEGSLKLVAAVRHVFPDLPIIARARNVTHYFDLMDLGVTVIERETFESALQLGRQALRTMGFGAYRARQAAMKFRAHNLQTLHDMYPHQKNQQEIVSIAKKAREELEEMFAHDRILREDMPASGWDDEVLPLDETTQEPT